A window of the Corynebacterium minutissimum genome harbors these coding sequences:
- the ruvB gene encoding Holliday junction branch migration DNA helicase RuvB: MSDVERTEFKLPDGMNLSTPPQRNQDVDAAEQQGEHDIERSLRPKSLDEFIGQPKVREQLSLVLNGAKNRGVTPDHVLLSGPPGLGKTTMAMIIAQELGTSLRMTSGPALERAGDLAAMLSNLMEGDVLFIDEIHRIARPAEEMLYMAMEDFRIDVIVGKGPGATSIPLEIPPFTLVGATTRAGMLTGPLRDRFGFTAQMEYYDTADLTKVITRAATILDVDIDPDAAVEIGSRSRGTPRIANRLLRRVRDYAEVNGDGHIDVAAAQGALKVFDVDERGLDRLDRAVLEALIKGHGGGPVGVNTLAIAVGEEPSTVEEVCEPYLVRAGMVSRTGRGRVATTAAWQHLGLEAPDGALGGGLF; the protein is encoded by the coding sequence ATGTCTGATGTCGAACGTACTGAATTCAAGCTCCCTGACGGTATGAATCTGTCCACCCCGCCGCAGCGCAACCAGGATGTCGATGCGGCCGAGCAGCAGGGGGAGCACGATATTGAACGCTCGCTGCGCCCGAAGTCTCTTGACGAGTTCATCGGCCAGCCTAAGGTGCGCGAACAGCTGTCGCTCGTGCTGAACGGTGCGAAGAACCGCGGGGTAACTCCGGACCACGTGCTGCTTTCTGGGCCGCCGGGTCTGGGCAAGACGACGATGGCGATGATCATTGCCCAGGAACTGGGCACCTCCTTGCGCATGACGTCCGGCCCGGCGTTGGAACGTGCCGGTGACTTGGCAGCGATGCTGTCGAATTTGATGGAAGGCGATGTCCTTTTTATCGATGAGATCCACCGCATCGCGCGGCCCGCAGAGGAAATGCTCTACATGGCCATGGAGGATTTCCGCATTGATGTCATCGTGGGCAAGGGCCCCGGTGCGACATCGATTCCGCTGGAGATCCCTCCCTTCACCTTGGTAGGTGCCACAACACGTGCCGGTATGCTCACCGGCCCGTTGCGTGACCGCTTCGGCTTTACCGCACAGATGGAGTACTACGACACCGCGGATTTGACCAAGGTCATTACGCGCGCGGCGACCATCCTTGATGTCGACATTGATCCGGATGCCGCCGTGGAGATTGGCTCTCGCTCTCGTGGTACCCCGCGCATTGCGAACCGCTTGCTTCGCCGCGTGCGTGACTATGCCGAGGTGAACGGCGACGGTCATATCGATGTCGCGGCGGCGCAGGGAGCGCTGAAGGTCTTCGATGTAGATGAGCGCGGCCTCGATCGGCTCGACCGTGCCGTCCTCGAAGCCCTCATCAAAGGCCACGGCGGCGGGCCCGTCGGCGTTAATACCTTGGCTATCGCGGTGGGTGAGGAGCCTTCCACCGTGGAGGAGGTCTGCGAGCCTTATCTCGTACGCGCTGGAATGGTGTCCCGCACTGGACGCGGCCGTGTTGCCACTACAGCGGCATGGCAGCATCTTGGCCTCGAGGCGCCAGACGGAGCGCTCGGCGGCGGGCTGTTTTAA
- the yajC gene encoding preprotein translocase subunit YajC has protein sequence MNGTQVVLLLVLAVLVILPSFMTMRAQRKRQNQMKELQSSLTPGQNIVTAGGLHGTVVAKHGEQIDVRVKDGTVMTFDTMAIVRSADVADGVAEADTTADDDNDERFPKL, from the coding sequence ATGAATGGTACCCAAGTAGTTCTTCTTCTCGTCCTCGCTGTCCTCGTCATCTTGCCGAGCTTCATGACCATGCGCGCACAGCGCAAGCGGCAAAACCAGATGAAGGAGCTGCAGTCTTCCCTGACCCCCGGTCAGAACATCGTTACTGCAGGCGGCCTGCACGGGACGGTCGTCGCGAAGCATGGCGAGCAGATTGATGTGCGTGTCAAGGACGGCACCGTCATGACCTTCGACACCATGGCGATTGTGCGTTCTGCCGATGTCGCCGATGGAGTAGCGGAGGCCGATACGACGGCCGACGACGACAATGACGAGCGCTTTCCCAAGCTCTAA
- a CDS encoding nitroreductase produces MSTHAQELSDFIRSRHSPRAFLPEPLPAEVIEQVLIDAQSAPSNSNTQPWNVHLVGGEKLKELSAALIKEFDTNGLNPDFTIDYGEGIHPQRSQQLAAKMYGLLGISREDAEGRTEFVRENLRFFGAPHIALLFIPPLGDRIRASFDQGTYAENFLLSLAAHGYHGVPQGMVSLLAPTVREFLGVDEDQKLVTALTFGKADETSPVFNTNPGRAPLSETVTVHGIDSLELKK; encoded by the coding sequence ATGTCAACACATGCACAAGAATTGTCCGATTTCATCCGCTCCCGCCACTCCCCGCGCGCTTTCTTGCCGGAGCCTCTCCCGGCTGAGGTCATTGAGCAGGTGCTTATCGACGCCCAATCGGCCCCCTCCAACTCCAATACCCAGCCGTGGAACGTCCATCTCGTTGGTGGCGAGAAACTCAAGGAGTTGAGCGCGGCGCTCATTAAGGAGTTCGATACCAACGGCCTCAACCCGGATTTCACCATTGACTACGGTGAAGGCATTCACCCACAGCGCTCCCAGCAGTTGGCTGCAAAAATGTACGGCCTCTTAGGAATCTCACGCGAGGACGCCGAGGGCCGTACAGAATTCGTGAGGGAGAATCTCCGATTCTTCGGCGCGCCCCACATCGCGTTGCTGTTTATCCCTCCCCTGGGCGACCGCATCCGCGCTTCCTTCGATCAGGGAACTTACGCGGAAAACTTCCTGCTTTCCCTGGCCGCACACGGCTACCACGGCGTACCGCAAGGAATGGTGTCTTTGCTCGCGCCCACCGTCCGCGAGTTCCTCGGCGTGGATGAGGACCAGAAGCTGGTCACAGCCCTTACCTTCGGTAAGGCCGATGAGACCAGCCCGGTCTTCAACACCAATCCAGGCCGCGCACCCCTGTCCGAAACCGTGACGGTGCACGGCATCGACAGCCTGGAGTTGAAGAAGTAG
- a CDS encoding glycosyltransferase family 4 protein encodes MRIGIVCPYSFDEPGGVQAHILDLATVFIEQGHEVEVLGPASTSTQVPSFVRKGGWAIPITYNGSVARLAIGPHVGRNIKRFIREGQFDVLHIHEPNSPSYSMAALAMVQGPIVATYHASASSSLVLTLVKPILRPYLEKIRGGIAVSEMARRWQVEQLGGDPVLIPNGVDTSVYARERAQAQDHALPREGGSETPVEIVFLGRLDEPRKGLDILLEALTLLPEKVRVTVMGGGHPRSVPGVDFVGRVSDAEKAAILGRADIYVAPNTGGESFGIVLVEAMAAGCAVVASDLEAFAAVCNVESDTPAGVLFRNGDATDLARVLEELVAHPDKRAALTRAGEQRAREYDWDHVAAAVMQVYETVADGTKVQVK; translated from the coding sequence TTGACCTGGCTACGGTTTTTATCGAGCAAGGACACGAGGTTGAGGTGCTGGGGCCGGCGTCGACAAGCACGCAGGTGCCTAGCTTCGTCCGCAAAGGTGGCTGGGCAATCCCTATTACCTATAACGGATCCGTGGCTCGTCTCGCTATTGGCCCGCACGTGGGCCGCAATATCAAGCGTTTCATCCGGGAAGGGCAGTTCGACGTCCTTCATATCCACGAACCCAATTCGCCGAGCTATTCCATGGCAGCGTTAGCCATGGTGCAGGGGCCCATCGTGGCGACATACCATGCGTCCGCCTCCAGTTCGTTGGTTCTCACCTTGGTCAAACCTATACTTCGCCCGTATCTGGAGAAGATTCGCGGAGGAATTGCTGTGTCGGAGATGGCGCGGCGCTGGCAGGTTGAGCAACTTGGTGGGGACCCCGTCCTCATCCCGAATGGAGTGGATACCTCGGTCTATGCCCGTGAACGCGCACAGGCTCAAGACCACGCACTGCCCCGCGAAGGCGGTAGTGAGACGCCGGTAGAGATCGTGTTCCTGGGGCGCCTCGATGAACCACGCAAAGGCCTCGACATTCTCCTTGAAGCCCTCACACTCCTTCCGGAAAAAGTGCGTGTGACCGTCATGGGCGGTGGCCACCCACGCAGCGTCCCTGGCGTGGACTTCGTCGGCCGCGTCAGCGATGCGGAGAAGGCCGCCATCCTTGGTCGAGCGGATATTTATGTTGCGCCTAATACTGGCGGGGAGAGTTTCGGCATTGTGCTCGTGGAGGCCATGGCCGCTGGATGCGCCGTGGTGGCGTCAGACCTTGAAGCTTTTGCCGCGGTGTGCAATGTCGAATCGGATACTCCCGCGGGTGTGCTCTTTCGCAACGGGGACGCTACGGACCTCGCCCGAGTTCTAGAAGAACTCGTGGCTCACCCGGACAAGCGCGCGGCCTTGACACGAGCAGGCGAGCAACGCGCTCGTGAGTACGACTGGGACCACGTCGCCGCAGCCGTGATGCAGGTCTATGAAACTGTGGCGGATGGAACGAAGGTGCAGGTGAAGTAG
- the ruvC gene encoding crossover junction endodeoxyribonuclease RuvC: protein MNLEGLRVMGIDPGLTRCGLSVVQAGRGRAVIPIAVGVVRTPSDKDLGERLQRLSVAVREWMDDYQPQVVALERVFERGEVSTVMQTAHAVGVLVLAAAERDIPVHMYTPSEVKKAVSGNGRADKKQMTAMITRILGLSEAPKPADAADALALAVCHCWRAPALAWVNGSDPSAGVGAGARTSGVRGSSPRTASVSRTPSTTMK, encoded by the coding sequence GTGAACTTGGAAGGCTTGCGCGTTATGGGCATTGACCCGGGTCTAACGCGCTGCGGTCTGTCCGTTGTCCAAGCGGGACGTGGGCGCGCAGTTATCCCCATTGCTGTGGGGGTTGTGCGCACGCCAAGCGATAAGGATTTGGGAGAGCGTCTCCAGCGCCTGTCAGTGGCCGTGCGAGAGTGGATGGATGACTATCAGCCGCAGGTGGTCGCTCTCGAGCGCGTATTCGAACGCGGTGAAGTCTCCACTGTTATGCAGACTGCTCATGCAGTGGGGGTTCTCGTCCTAGCGGCGGCCGAGCGAGACATCCCCGTGCACATGTACACCCCGTCGGAGGTGAAGAAAGCTGTGTCCGGAAACGGGCGAGCGGACAAGAAGCAGATGACGGCGATGATTACCCGTATCCTGGGGCTAAGTGAAGCACCAAAACCGGCGGACGCGGCCGATGCTTTGGCGCTAGCGGTGTGCCACTGTTGGCGCGCCCCGGCATTAGCGTGGGTAAATGGCAGTGATCCCAGCGCCGGGGTAGGTGCTGGCGCGCGCACCAGCGGGGTACGGGGAAGCTCGCCCCGCACTGCATCTGTCTCCCGTACACCCTCAACCACTATGAAGTAA
- a CDS encoding YebC/PmpR family DNA-binding transcriptional regulator encodes MSGHSKWATTKHKKAANDAKRGKEFAKLIKNIEVAARTGGGDPAANPTLDDMIKKAKKASVPNDNIERARKRGSGEEAGGADWENVMYEGYGPNGVAMLIECLTDNRNRAATEVRTAMSKNGGNLGESGSVAYMFSRTGLVFVEKGEQSEDDILLAVLEAGAEEVKDNGEKFEITCAPGDIPAVREALGEADIEVDDTDTDFRASVEVPLQADDARKIFRLIDALEDSDDVQNVYTNMDLSDEVLAELDAD; translated from the coding sequence ATGTCAGGCCACTCCAAATGGGCAACTACCAAGCATAAAAAAGCGGCTAACGATGCCAAACGTGGCAAGGAGTTTGCCAAGCTGATTAAGAACATCGAGGTCGCGGCACGCACCGGCGGCGGCGATCCTGCGGCTAACCCGACCCTCGATGACATGATCAAGAAGGCCAAGAAGGCCTCTGTTCCTAACGACAACATCGAGCGCGCCCGCAAGCGCGGCTCCGGCGAAGAAGCCGGCGGCGCTGATTGGGAAAATGTCATGTACGAGGGCTATGGGCCCAATGGTGTGGCCATGCTAATCGAGTGCCTGACGGATAACCGCAACCGTGCGGCGACTGAGGTGCGCACTGCGATGTCCAAGAACGGCGGCAACCTAGGCGAGTCGGGCTCTGTGGCCTACATGTTCTCGCGCACCGGCCTCGTCTTCGTAGAGAAGGGCGAGCAGAGCGAGGATGACATTCTCCTCGCCGTACTGGAAGCCGGCGCCGAAGAAGTCAAGGACAACGGCGAGAAGTTCGAGATTACCTGCGCCCCGGGTGATATTCCGGCTGTGCGCGAGGCTCTCGGAGAAGCCGATATTGAGGTCGATGACACCGATACCGACTTCCGCGCCTCTGTTGAGGTGCCGCTGCAGGCAGACGATGCGCGCAAGATCTTCCGCCTCATTGACGCGCTCGAGGACTCCGACGATGTCCAGAACGTGTACACGAACATGGACTTGAGCGACGAAGTCCTCGCTGAGCTCGACGCCGATTAA
- the ruvA gene encoding Holliday junction branch migration protein RuvA: MIASLRGTVLDIQLDHVVIECAGVGYKVLATPTTLGTLQRGEESHVMTTLVVKEDSMTLYGFTSTDDRDMFHVLQTVSGLGPKLALAALSVMGAGDLAQAIAGEEAARLQKIPGVGKRMAQRLVLELKDKVSGFASALSDVPPATPAATGPVVDDVVEALVGLGFTDKAARPIVEAVAAEQPDAATPVVLRAALSQLGAKK; encoded by the coding sequence ATGATCGCATCGCTGCGCGGAACCGTCCTTGACATTCAGCTTGATCACGTCGTGATTGAGTGTGCTGGCGTGGGCTATAAGGTGCTGGCCACCCCAACGACGTTGGGGACCCTCCAGCGTGGGGAAGAATCCCACGTGATGACAACGCTGGTGGTCAAGGAAGATTCCATGACACTCTATGGCTTTACCAGTACTGATGATCGCGATATGTTCCATGTCCTGCAGACGGTATCTGGCCTGGGGCCGAAGCTCGCGCTGGCGGCCTTGTCGGTGATGGGAGCTGGGGATTTGGCGCAGGCCATTGCGGGAGAGGAGGCCGCGCGCTTGCAAAAGATTCCCGGCGTGGGCAAGCGAATGGCGCAACGCCTCGTGCTGGAGCTCAAGGATAAGGTGTCGGGTTTTGCGTCGGCGCTTTCCGACGTCCCACCGGCCACCCCCGCCGCCACCGGACCCGTCGTGGACGATGTTGTCGAAGCCCTGGTGGGCCTTGGTTTTACCGACAAGGCCGCCCGTCCGATTGTGGAAGCCGTGGCCGCGGAGCAGCCTGATGCGGCGACGCCGGTTGTGTTACGTGCTGCGCTGAGCCAGCTGGGCGCGAAGAAGTAG
- a CDS encoding DUF3817 domain-containing protein produces the protein MTSTTPHSVHRVAAYLEMFTWALLIFSMILKYSGTTEALTPFGGGIHGFGFLCFLLMTALVWINNRWPLGVGILGLVVTVIPFAALPFAVWVSKRGLVDGPWRFADDAQPQGFFDKILAQAVRHPVRTAIIGLIVVAIVFSILLVLGPPVDVESAIENNR, from the coding sequence ATGACATCAACTACTCCACACAGCGTGCACCGCGTGGCCGCCTACCTCGAGATGTTCACATGGGCACTGCTTATTTTCTCCATGATCCTCAAGTACTCCGGAACCACCGAGGCTCTTACCCCCTTCGGGGGCGGAATCCACGGTTTTGGCTTCCTGTGCTTCTTGCTCATGACCGCCCTGGTGTGGATTAATAACCGCTGGCCGCTCGGCGTGGGCATCCTCGGTTTGGTAGTCACCGTTATTCCATTTGCGGCGCTTCCCTTTGCCGTCTGGGTATCCAAGCGCGGTTTAGTTGATGGACCGTGGCGTTTTGCCGATGATGCGCAACCGCAGGGATTTTTCGACAAGATTCTGGCACAGGCCGTGCGCCATCCCGTGCGCACCGCCATCATTGGCCTCATTGTCGTTGCCATAGTTTTCAGTATCCTGCTGGTGCTGGGCCCACCCGTCGACGTCGAGTCCGCCATTGAAAACAATCGTTAA
- a CDS encoding glycosyltransferase 87 family protein — MPSGDINYYLEGVYGNDSSAMTEYPQPGTWPSVVLAWLTGDNADNYRVAFTVMMLLADALFLALLLRNNDGRRSVFAAAWFWVFFGTAAGHVFVWRLDLYPALLVAGAGALLATHPRIASALLAWATTVKLWPGVLAAGLVGAARSRSTWRRLAAFCGTIVGICLAVAVLTGADRLVSPLSYQEERGLQIESLAATWHVLQAHRHPGTWNIGYAASKSYEITGPGVDTALTLSTIAMVCALVWIVAVAASRFLRGGWDPHSTVVFFVAATLLLIATNKVFSPQYIVWLGPILAVAIRSEIPRETPNDKRLASDRTGLRTIMAILAVAAAALGTYIYPYGYDYVWLHLGENLQPVYALVVRNLLILSMAVTALMWHRLEFTAARTAEQSTRTD; from the coding sequence ATGCCAAGTGGAGACATCAACTACTACTTAGAAGGTGTCTACGGCAACGACAGTTCCGCGATGACGGAGTATCCGCAGCCGGGCACGTGGCCGAGCGTTGTGCTGGCATGGCTTACCGGGGATAATGCCGATAACTACCGCGTGGCCTTCACGGTCATGATGCTCTTGGCTGATGCCCTCTTCCTGGCCCTCCTCCTCCGCAACAATGACGGGCGGCGCTCCGTGTTCGCTGCCGCGTGGTTCTGGGTTTTCTTCGGCACGGCGGCCGGTCATGTCTTTGTGTGGCGCCTTGACTTGTACCCAGCACTCCTTGTCGCAGGCGCAGGCGCACTCCTCGCTACTCATCCACGCATAGCTTCTGCACTTCTAGCGTGGGCTACCACCGTTAAGCTCTGGCCGGGTGTGCTCGCCGCGGGCCTGGTGGGGGCTGCTCGCTCACGTTCAACCTGGCGACGCCTAGCCGCATTCTGTGGAACCATTGTCGGAATATGCCTGGCTGTTGCAGTGCTGACCGGCGCGGATCGGCTCGTGTCTCCCCTGTCCTATCAGGAGGAGCGGGGACTTCAGATCGAATCTCTTGCGGCCACGTGGCACGTTCTTCAGGCGCACCGTCACCCGGGTACGTGGAACATCGGTTATGCCGCATCCAAAAGCTATGAGATCACCGGCCCCGGCGTGGATACTGCTCTAACGCTCAGCACGATCGCCATGGTGTGTGCCCTGGTGTGGATAGTCGCCGTGGCTGCCTCTCGTTTCCTGCGCGGCGGCTGGGATCCCCATTCCACCGTTGTCTTCTTTGTCGCCGCAACTCTTCTGCTCATCGCAACCAATAAGGTCTTCTCACCGCAGTACATCGTGTGGCTTGGCCCCATCCTCGCCGTGGCTATCCGTTCGGAGATTCCGCGGGAGACACCGAATGACAAGCGGTTGGCATCCGACCGCACTGGGCTGCGCACCATCATGGCCATTCTCGCGGTAGCCGCGGCAGCACTGGGAACGTATATCTATCCCTACGGTTATGACTACGTGTGGCTTCACCTGGGTGAGAATCTGCAGCCGGTCTACGCACTCGTGGTGCGCAACCTGCTGATTCTCAGCATGGCTGTTACCGCCCTCATGTGGCATCGCCTTGAGTTCACCGCCGCACGGACTGCGGAGCAGTCAACGCGGACAGATTAA
- a CDS encoding acyl-CoA thioesterase, which translates to MASVAQAVDIEQVGEDTFRSPVVPSRIERTFGGQTMAQALHAAQRTVEGKLAHSLHCYFVGPGDSSQPATLRVERVRDGRSFATRHVRVFQDERLIFVLIASFHKDGDTGPEHQDPMPVVPAPETIKESPYATRIILKEWEDWDVRLVPEEGRDPTAAETTGAGFRNIWFRNTGAMLADAPSQALHQSALLYMSDMTLIRSALLPHQGDRIQLASLDHSLWFLRPVRADEWMLYSQSSPSAQSGTGLAQGKIFNQRGELLALAMQEGLTRRMREDVSGSTANGNWQNV; encoded by the coding sequence ATGGCATCGGTGGCACAGGCGGTCGATATTGAGCAGGTGGGTGAGGATACTTTCCGCAGCCCTGTTGTGCCTTCCCGCATTGAGCGCACCTTTGGAGGTCAGACTATGGCGCAGGCACTTCACGCCGCGCAGCGCACCGTCGAGGGCAAGTTGGCCCATTCGCTGCACTGCTACTTCGTGGGGCCGGGGGACTCCAGCCAGCCGGCTACTCTGCGCGTCGAACGGGTGCGCGATGGCCGCTCCTTTGCCACCCGGCACGTGCGCGTTTTTCAAGACGAGCGCCTTATCTTCGTTCTCATCGCCAGCTTTCACAAGGATGGCGATACTGGTCCGGAGCACCAGGATCCAATGCCGGTAGTGCCCGCGCCGGAGACGATTAAGGAGTCACCGTATGCCACCCGCATCATTTTGAAGGAGTGGGAGGACTGGGACGTGCGCCTCGTTCCGGAGGAGGGACGTGACCCCACCGCTGCGGAGACGACGGGCGCCGGATTTCGGAATATTTGGTTCCGTAACACGGGAGCCATGCTTGCCGACGCCCCCTCCCAAGCCCTCCACCAGTCCGCACTGCTCTACATGTCTGATATGACGCTTATCCGCTCTGCGCTCTTACCGCACCAGGGCGACCGCATTCAGCTGGCCAGCCTCGATCACTCCCTGTGGTTCCTGCGCCCAGTGCGTGCGGATGAATGGATGCTTTACTCCCAATCGTCACCTTCGGCTCAGAGCGGTACTGGATTGGCACAGGGCAAAATTTTCAACCAACGCGGCGAATTACTTGCCTTAGCTATGCAAGAAGGGTTGACTCGCAGGATGCGTGAGGACGTCAGCGGCTCTACGGCAAATGGTAATTGGCAGAATGTGTAA